Proteins from a genomic interval of Benincasa hispida cultivar B227 chromosome 7, ASM972705v1, whole genome shotgun sequence:
- the LOC120082101 gene encoding MLP-like protein 329: MALIGKLVSELEIHSNANKFYNFFKHQIFHIPSLSPKLIQKVKVHEEDWNTHAHVSTKIWIYTIDGKAEVFKERVEFDDKKLVMTLVGLEGGVFKHYKTFKLTYQIVPKEPERSLVILILEYEKLDDGSTYPYKYTDLLSNIIKDIESHLK; this comes from the exons ATGGCTCTTATTGGAAAGCTTGTGAGTGAATTAGAAATCCATTCAAATGCAAACAAATTTTACAATTTCTTCAAACATCAAATATTCCATATTCCAAGCCTTTCTCCAAAGTTGATCCAAAAAGTTAAAGTTCATGAAGAGGATTGGAACACCCATGCTCACGTCTCCACCAAAATTTGGATTTACACTATTG ATGGTAAAGCAGAAGTTTTCAAAGAGCGAGTGGAGTTCGATGACAAGAAATTAGTGATGACCTTGGTTGGATTGGAAGGAGGTGTGTTTAAGCATTACAAAACTTTCAAGCTTACATATCAAATTGTGCCAAAAGAACCTGAGCGTAGTTTGGTAATattgatcttggaatatgagaAGCTTGATGATGGCTCTACTTATCCTTATAAATACACTGATCTATTGAGTAACATCATCAAAGATATTGAATCACACCTTAAATAA